The Plasmodium chabaudi chabaudi strain AS genome assembly, chromosome: 14 genome contains the following window.
atttcattattaatataaaaaacaattttccACTTAATGTATtctatttaattattattatttttcatttatctgaattttttttgtcttttatacataatcaaaataattataattattataatttcttaGTAAATCCAAATTATggttatgcatatttttttgtcttaACATTAATTGAATATTAtactaaaatatttttatttgttatattatatttttgtgaaaaatggataaataaaaaagtattgCATAaccttttaatatttaattatttttttttcaaaaattttattgaaaattatGGAATATGTACCTACAACTACCCAGACAAAATTGTCTTAACTAGATGGACAGATTAtccacaaaaaaatatcgaaATAGATCCTACTTTTGCAAAAAACGTCTTAACAAATAAACTTTCACCATTTGAAAACGTTCGAAACAGAATATTTATGACCACCCCTTCAACCAAATACAACATTACAACCCTCAGTAAATATGACACTACATTGAGCCCAGTACAcagaaaaacaaatgaaaaagcaAATTTACATTCCTTTCCTATTAACACCGATGACACTATGGATAAACATCAAAAATGTctttttacaaataaagTATCAAATATTCTGAACAAcccaaatataaaatcgtATAATTTAGCTAACTCGTTTTTTATCAaacttattttaaaatatggggatatatttgaaaagtATGATATACCAAAATATtacaacaaaaaatatacaaactattatttatttattgttttattatcattactATTTAGCATAATGGGATTACTTTTAAGAATATTTGGCTTGCTACATTGTTctaaaaatttttgtttttatgttttaaatgTTGATACTTTAATAGATAagtatatcaaaaataagCATAGCTTAGTAACATGGggattatataaatatatgcgtCATCCATGTTATACTGGCTGGTTCTACTACTCTTTATGTAAGTTACCAATTGATTTTTTCAATACTTCCCTATGTACGTACATGTACATGTACATACATATAGATACCTGTTTCGTTTTCACAGTTTTGCAGCTTTCCttatttaacatttttGGATTTATCTTATGTTTTACTGTATCGTGGTTATACTTTTACAATACAATCAAACTTGAAGAAAAGTTTTTGGCCGAATGTTATGACGAAGAATATCGAAAATACAAAGCGCAAACACCACATATATAgtaaagacaaaaaaaatacaaaacatATTGTCACACATGTagtgaatatatatttatgcatatctTTTTAGTGTAAACAAAGTTTATATGAAACtcacatttttattctgTATTATCtcactattatttatgcttttacttttttttttttttttagtatacCATTCATGAAAAATTTGTAACCACCCGAATAATACCACACTAGTATTACGgtgattatttttaattcatgaaaaaaaaaatttacttGAACCAGGAATCATATACCTATACATAACACAGTATGGATATTTGAAAAGAGGATTCTGTTTTGTACCATATCTTGAAATTTTAATGCGTATCaagttttatattatttgtttatcttaaaaaaaattatgaatttattattatttttttttggtatatcgtttcatttctttatttatggCTATATTAATGCtgtacattttttttgtcgaTTATTCTTATctatataactttttatttgcacTGCAAACTTTATATACTAAAATTAGCACACATACTAAAACAGATTTATAAGCATGCTTTTCTTTCGCATTTTATGCGAAGACGCAACCTTCTCTTGATTCGACTTTACACTCGATGTCAATCTCATTATCATTAGTAACTGctttatgttttaattcTATATTATCCCCGTTACTTTTCCAAAAGCATATAGCAGTATGTGTTGCACTAATGTACGAATTGATATACTTATTCGTATACAACTGTTCGTCTAAGAAATACTGTAACTCCtaataatttgaatatgcattaaaaatgttaatatgtatatgttaaataattatgcaCACATGTTTGCTGAACGTTTTATTGTTGTACTGCCGATCGTTTTTTATCATGACTTACTGTTAGTGCATTCCTATGGGAATTCTCAGAAAATATGCTTGGATATTCATAGTGATTTAAGTAACGCTGCATTTGAAAACCTAAAAAAGGAGGAAGATGAAATGTGAAAATGGTAAGtgcataaaaatgaatatacaaAAGTATATGTACATGCACATGGTTTGCTTCGTTTTCCTTTCTTACAATCGTGCTCCTTGTTATATGATACATCAATGAACCCGTTTTCACCATATACTTTTAAGGAAAAGATTTtacttaaattattaactgAAAGGttaaaataacaatttaaGGAATCAAATGCTACATTTCCAGATAAGCAATTAATTGTAACTTCTTTcgttttaatataatatgatttTGCAAGAACATTTTTGggattttcaaataaaaattctatTAAAGAgataattaaaatagatctataaaataatggatTTACTATATCTTCACTTTCAactaaaaatggaataaatGTTGATTCGATTTGTACTGCACAAATATTTC
Protein-coding sequences here:
- a CDS encoding protein-S-isoprenylcysteine O-methyltransferase, putative; the encoded protein is MNVVIWFLTSLMMYTFFLNYESLIYLVNRNQYQVLYKYVEYYLHTFLEHGFVCIYLFVAFLPTKNVYKKRSKYNYIFAKILLIYFFFFLFHFIINIKNNFPLNVFYLIIIIFHLSEFFLSFIHNQNNYNYYNFLVNPNYGYAYFFVLTLIEYYTKIFLFVILYFCEKWINKKVLHNLLIFNYFFFKNFIENYGICTYNYPDKIVLTRWTDYPQKNIEIDPTFAKNVLTNKLSPFENVRNRIFMTTPSTKYNITTLSKYDTTLSPVHRKTNEKANLHSFPINTDDTMDKHQKCLFTNKVSNILNNPNIKSYNLANSFFIKLILKYGDIFEKYDIPKYYNKKYTNYYLFIVLLSLLFSIMGLLLRIFGLLHCSKNFCFYVLNVDTLIDKYIKNKHSLVTWGLYKYMRHPCYTGWFYYSLFLQLSLFNIFGFILCFTVSWLYFYNTIKLEEKFLAECYDEEYRKYKAQTPHIYIPFMKNL